In one window of Cryptococcus depauperatus CBS 7841 chromosome 3, complete sequence DNA:
- a CDS encoding mitochondrial division protein 1, with protein MAGYNNQDKPLRSALDPISTSSQYLPSLNGTLSIAKEVFIGPFSSEQGSSQHTRILSDLAPSLMQSRFLNHSSTSQPNLPRPSTSNRSSLSPHPLLRLPTTLSLHSTGRKTSSSLAILEAVESLASLSLDSHLQNDENGNPSLIRGFKATIPSSELAKQKRRMIRGDIIDEDLGGRIGIKKLGDRARGLLTEKGEEGNEDGELNVGRKAAKKRRKKREKRRISEGRGLEGKLTLEDLARQAEEIGQDKENLHVRQSLIQFEITEVSNKIEALKEIRRRLETSLLHLQEEDLELNDELEGVQELMASPAMVAATGTKLSPSSQGEKVAVKSSRRRKGPAFLPSEHDELPSGVAFMTMDAHAGPITALDFEEPYGVLVTAGQDDIVKVWDLCNGEEIGQLRGHRGAVKAIQVEDTLCLTGGVDGNVCLWDLRNVEDYEERLQSQLQQIAQQDPLERIAEQRAQEVDAIEEEEEEAEFGFRDSQPGDGSPCVRTLEGHSKAVTALYYEDGCLVTGSSDKTIRQWDVATGQCILTMDILWAISNPPAPTAQPRRPRLPHRTSTAFSSAAFSNLSDENDFLPSPGASLVGMPGASLLSAATSQNFAVPTPPYADGTWEMYQDFVGGVQFWGYALASGSGDGGVRMWDLRTGQAHRTLVGHTAPVTCLQFDETYIMTGSLDRTIRIWDLRMGNTSDVHKYEYPVTALQFDSRKIVACTGENGIDVYNRTTHAHSRLTVNGHIKPVEKMRFIDKYLVSGGKDGRAKIWAM; from the exons ATGGCAGGCTACAATAACCAAGACAAACCGCTACGGTCAGCACTGGATCCCATATCCACCTCTTCCCAGTATCTACCCTCCCTCAATGGCACACTCTCTATCGCAAAAGAAGTTTTTATAGGCCCATTCTCGAGTGAGCAAGGGAGTTCACAACATACTAGGATTCTCTCCGATC TTGCGCCCTCTTTGATGCAATCTCGATTCCTTAATCATTCCTCTACGTCTCAACCAAATCTTCCTCGGCCGTCTACGTCCAACAGATCATCATTATCTCCACACCCACTCTTGCGTTTACCTACTACTTTATCCTTGCACAGTACAGGTCGTaaaacttcttcttctttagCCATTCTCGAAGCTGTCGAAAGTCTGGCGTCCCTATCTCTGGACAGTCATTTGCAGAATGACGAAAATGGAAACCCTAGTCTTATCAGGGGCTTCAAAGCGACAATACCTTCGTCGGAACTTGCCAAGCAAAAGCGTCGAATGATTCGAGGCGATATCATTGACGAGGATCTCGGTGGGCGTATAGGTATCAAGAAACTGGGGGATAGAGCACGGGGGCTCTTGACtgagaaaggagaagaaggcaatGAAGACGGAGAGCTGAACGTGGGGAGAAAAGCAGcgaaaaagagaagaaagaagcgagaaaagagaaggatcTCGGAAGGAAGGGGGTTGGAAGGAAAGTTGACTTTGGAGGATTTAGCAAGGCAGGCAGAAGAAATCGGtcaagacaaagagaatCTACATGTCAGGCAG TCCTTGATACAATTTGAGATTACTGAAGTGAGCAACAAGATTGAAGCGCTAAAAGAGATTCGTCGTCGTTTGGAAACATCCCTTCTCCAtttgcaagaagaagacttgGAATTAAatgatgagcttgaaggCGTTCAGGAATTAATGGCTTCACCAGCTATGGTGGCTGCAACCGGCACCAAGCTTTCACCAAGTAGCCAGGGAGAGAAAGTCGCTGTTAAAAGTTCCAGACGGCGGAAGGGGCCAGCATTTCTACCTTCTGAGCATGATGAATTGCCTTCAGGTGTGGCCTTCATG ACAATGGATGCTCATGCTGGGCCTATCACAGCCCTAGATTTTGAGGAGCCTTATGGGGTGCTTGTTACCGCAGGACAAGATGATATTGTCAAAGTTTGGGATCTGTGCAATGGCGAAGAAATCGGTCAACTTCGTGGACACAGAGGCGCCGTCAAGGCCATCCAAGTCGAAGATACCTTATGTCTGACGGGTGGTGTAGATGGCAATGTGTGTTTATGGGATTTACGCAATGTCGAAGACTATGAAGAACgtcttcaatctcaattACAACAAATCGCTCAACAAGATCCACTCGAACGTATTGCAGAACAACGTGCCCAGGAAGTAGATGCCAtcgaagaggaagaggaagaagctgagtTTGGATTCCGGGATTCTCAGCCAGGGGATGGCAGTCCATGTGTGAGGACACTGGAAGGTCATAGCAAAGCTGTGACAGCACTATACTATGAGGACGGATGCTTGGTCACAGGCTCATCAGACAAGACAATCCGTCAATGGGATGTGGCAACAGGCCAATGTATATTGACCATGGACATTCTCTGGGCTATCTCCAACCCACCCGCACCCACTGCTCAACCTCGTCGACCCCGTCTCCCCCATCGAACTTCTACCGCGTTTTCTTCCGCCGCTTTCTCCAACCTCTCTGACGAGAACGATTTTCTACCTTCTCCAGGCGCGAGTCTTGTAGGAATGCCAGGAGCCTCCTTACTTTCAGCCGCAACTTCACAAAACTTTGCTGTTCCCACTCCGCCATATGCTGATGGGACATGGGAGATGTACCAAGATTTTGTAGGCGGTGTGCAGTTCTGGGGCTACGCACTTGCCAGCGGCAGTGGAGATGGCGGAGTCAGGATGTGGGACTTGAGGACAGGTCAGGCCCACCGGACGCTTGTTGGGCATACAGCTCCTGTGACATGCTTACAATTCGACGAGACGTACATCATGACTGGCAGTCTCGACCGAACCATCAGA ATATGGGATCTGAGAATGGGAAACACTTCAGACGTGCACAAATACGAATACCCTGTTACTGCTTTACAATTCGACTCTCGCAAAATTGTGGCCTGTACAGGCGAGAATGGTATC
- a CDS encoding 60S ribosomal protein L3: protein MSHRKYEEPRHGSLAFLPRKRAARHRGRCKAFPKDDPKKPVHLTAVMGYKAGMTHIVRDLDRPGSKMHKREVVEAVTVIETPPMVVVGVVGYVETPRGLRSLTTVWAEHLSDEVKRRFYKNWYRSKKKAFTRYAAKHTENSGASITRELERIKKYCTVVRVLAHTQISKTGLQQKKAHLMEIQVNGGSVADKVDFAKSHFEKTVDVTSVFEQDECIDIIGVSKGHGFEGVTARWGTTRLPRKTHRGLRKVACIGAWHPSKVMIYRIANGSSESSGSTEFDLTKKSITPMGGFVRYGIVKNDFIMVKGTCVGPVKRIVTLRKALRTHTSRAHTEKVSLKFIDTSSNFGHGRFQDAAEKNAFLGQLKIKST, encoded by the exons ATGTCTCATCGAAAATACGAAGAGCCCCGACACGGTTCCCTTGCCTTCC TTCCAAGGAAGCGTGCTGCCCGACACAGGGGACGATGCAAGGCTTTCCCCAAG GATGACCCAAAGAAGCCGGTCCACCTCACCGCCGTCATGGGCTACAAGGCCGGTATGACTCACATCGTCCGTGACCTCGACCGACCGGGATCGA AGATGCACAAGAGAGAGGTTGTGGAGGCGGTGACGGTGATTGAGACTCCGCCGATGGTGGTCGTCGGTGTCGTCGGTTACGTCGAGACGCCTCGTGGTTTGAGGTCGTTGACGACTGTTTGGGCGGAGCACCTCTCTGACGAGGTCAAGAGGAGGTTTTACAA GAACTGGTACCgatccaagaagaaggcgtTTACGCGATACGCCGCCAAACACACTGAAAACAGTGGCGCTTCCATCACGCGAGAGCTCGAGCGTATCAAAAAGTACTGTACCGTCGTCCGAGTCCTCGCCCACACCCAAATCTCCAAGACTGGCCTCCAACAAAAGAAGGCTCACCTCATGGAGATCCAGGTGAACGGTGGTTCCGTCGCTGACAAGGTGGACTTTGCCAAGTCTCACTTTGAAAAGACTGTCGACGTTACATCAGTCTTTGAACAGGACGAGTGTATTGATATCATCGGTGTCTCCAAGGGTCATGGTTTCGAGGGTGTCACCGCCCGATGGGGTACCACCCGACTCCCGCGAAAGACTCACCGTGGTCTCCGAAAAGTCGCTTGTATCGGTGCATGGCATCCTTCCAAGGTCAT GATTTACCGTATCGCCAATGGTTCTTCTGAATCTTCTGGTTCTACCGAGTTTGACCTTACCAAGAAGAGCATCACACCCATGGGCGGTTTCGTTCGTTATGGTATCGTCAAGAACGATTTTATCATGGTCAAGGGTACCTGTGTCGGTCCCGTCAAGCGTATTGTCACCCTCCGAAAAGCCCTCCGAACCCACACCTCTCGAGCCCACACCGAAAAGGTTTCCCTCAAATTCATCGACACCTCCTCCAACTTTGGCCACGGTCGATTCCAGGATGCTGCGGAGAAGAACGCCTTCCTCGGTCAGCTCAAGATCAAGTCTACTTGA
- a CDS encoding GMP synthase [glutamine-hydrolyzing] — protein MATEEIHSLYDTILILDFGSQYSHLITRRCRELNVYCEMLPCTQKISELSWKPAGIILSGSPFSVYAPDAPHIDPDVFTLGVPILGICYGLQEIARVHGGQVDAHTHREYGYAKVQVVKSGNKEQDALFEGIEMEEDGGLQVWMSHGDQLTSLPPGFTAIAHTLTSPYTAIAHTSKPIYGVQFHPEVSHSPKGKEVIAAFVKNVCGVKPGWSMESFIPKEIARIRQICGEKGQVIGAVSGGVDSTVAAKLMHEAIGERFHAIMVDNGVLRKDEAKKVHQMLTVDLGVNLSVVDASDLFLERLKGVEDPERKRKIIGNTFIEVFEAEAAKIEAVAEKELVEKGGEAKGKIEWLLQGTLYPDVIESISFKGPSATIKTHHNVGGLLEDMKLKLIEPLRELFKDEVRALGRLLSIPGHLVGRHPFPGPGLAIRILGEVTREQIAILQHADDIYIEEIRAAGLYDQISQAFVALLPVKAVGVAGDSRTYDQVVALRAVSTEDFMTADWFVFPPQVLKRISSRITNEVKGVNRVVYDITSKPPGTVEWL, from the exons ATGGCAACTGAAGAAATCCACAGCCTGTATGACACTATTCTTATTCTTGACTTTGGGTCACAG TACTCTCACTTAATAACTCGACGATGCCGTGAACTCAAT GTGTATTGTGAGATGCTGCCTTGCACGCAAAAGATTTCAGAGTTGTCGTGGAAGCCTGCTG GTATTATCCTCTCTGGATCTCCATTCTCTGTCTATGCGCCTGACGCACCTCACATCGACCCTGACGTCTTTACTCTTGGTGTACCCATCCTTGGTATCTGTTATGGTCTTCAAGAAATCGCCCGTGTCCACGGTGGCCAAGTCGATGCCCACACTCACCGAGAGTACGGTTATGCAAAGGTTCAGGTTGTAAAGTCTGGGAACAAGGAGCAGGATGCGCTGTTTGAAGGAATCGAGATGGAGGAGGACGGTGGTTTGCAG GTATGGATGTCTCATGGTGACCAACTCacctctcttcctcccGGATTCACCGCTATCGCCCATACTTTAACTTCTCCCTATACTGCCATCGCCCACACATCCAAACCCATCTATGGAGTCCAATTCCACCCCGAAGTCTCTCACTCTCCTAAGGGTAAGGAGGTAATCGCCGCTTTTGTAAAGAATGTCTGTGGCGTCAAGCCAGGATGGAGCATGGAGAGTTTTATTCCTAAAGAAATCGCCAGAATTCGACAAATCTGCGGAGAAAAGGGACAAGTTATTGGTGCTGTTTCTGGTGGTGTAGACTCTACTGTCGCTGCCAAACTGATGCACGAAGCTATCGGCGAGCG ATTCCACGCAATCATGGTTGATAATGGTGTTTTGCGAAAGGACGAAGCCAAGAAAGTTCACCAAATGCTTACTGTAGACCTCGGAGTCAATTTGTCAGTTGTCGATGCTTCTGATCTCTTCCTTGAACGTCTCAAAGGTGTAGAAGATCCCGAGCGCAAGCGAAAAATTATTGGCAACACTTTTATCGAAGTATTTGAGGCTGAAGCGGCCAAAATTGAGGCGGTGGCTGAGAAGGAGCTTGTCGAAAAGGGCGGCGAGGCCAAGGGTAAGATTGAATGGTTATTGCAGGGTACGCTTTACCCCGATGTCATCGAATCAATCTCCTTCAAGGGCCCTAGTGCTACAATCAAGACCCATCACAATGTCGGCGGGTTATTGGAGGATATGAAACTGAAGTTGATTGAACCTCTTAGAGAGCTTTTCAAAG ACGAAGTTCGTGCGTTGGGTCGTCTTTTGTCTATTCCTGGCCATCTTGTTGGCCGTCATCCCTTCCCCGGACCTGGCCTTGCTATTCGAATACTCGGTGAAGTGACCCGGGAGCAGATCGCCATCCTCCAACATGCCGACGACATTTACATTGAAGAAATTCGTGCGGCTGGTCTTTATGACCAAATTTCGCAAGCCTTTGTTGCGCTTTTACCAGTCAAAGCTGTAGGTGTGGCGGGCGATTCGAGGACATATGATCAAGTGGTTGCTTTGAGAGCAGTTTCCACGGAGGACTTTATGACTGCTGATTGGTTTGTATTCCCTCCACAagtgttgaagaggatttcttcaagaatCACAAACGAGGTTAAGGGAGTGAACAGGGTTGTGTATGACATTACTTCCAAGCCACCAGGAAC TGTCGAGTGGCTTTAA